One Gloeobacter morelensis MG652769 DNA window includes the following coding sequences:
- a CDS encoding DUF1816 domain-containing protein gives MQRSHFTENTMAWWLEMATDEPYLYLFGPFESPEEAEAAVPRHRADLISEGWQVLSATVSSKGPSGAFLVA, from the coding sequence ATGCAGCGTTCTCATTTCACCGAAAACACTATGGCCTGGTGGCTGGAGATGGCCACCGACGAACCTTATCTATATCTGTTCGGCCCTTTCGAATCGCCCGAGGAGGCAGAAGCGGCCGTCCCCCGGCACCGGGCGGACCTGATCTCCGAGGGCTGGCAGGTGCTCTCGGCCACGGTCAGCTCCAAGGGACCGTCCGGTGCCTTTCTGGTCGCCTGA
- a CDS encoding M20 family metallopeptidase: protein MLQAISAETHRVLPRLVALRQHLHAHPELSGEEYRTADCVAELLAELGLEVKSGVGRTGVVGLLSGNGRDERTVGVRADMDGLPIAEQTELPYRSQVRGVMHACGHDLHTAIGLGTAMVLASLRESLPGRVKFLFQPAEETAQGARWMVDDGALEDPRVSALFALHCFPSLPVGVIGVRPGVFTAAADSLVIEVFGRSGHGARPHEAVDAIWVAANVVTALQQGISRMHNPLRPVVLSIGQMQGGRAPNIICDHVVLKGTVRSLDPQTRTALPTWIEQIVAQTCAAFGADYRLHYGNGTPSVLNDPHLTHLVEDCVRTLLGAQYLQALPEPSMGAEDFAVFCEQVPGTMFRLGVGGPTSYPLHHPSFDGGDGAIAPGVMTLAAAAVSYWRL, encoded by the coding sequence CTGCTTCAGGCGATCAGCGCCGAGACCCACCGGGTGCTGCCCAGACTGGTGGCCCTTCGTCAGCACCTCCATGCCCACCCTGAATTGAGCGGTGAGGAGTACCGCACCGCCGACTGCGTGGCGGAGTTGCTGGCCGAGCTGGGTCTGGAAGTAAAAAGCGGGGTCGGACGCACCGGGGTGGTCGGTTTGCTGAGCGGCAACGGCCGCGACGAACGCACCGTCGGGGTGCGCGCCGACATGGACGGGTTGCCGATCGCCGAGCAGACGGAACTGCCTTACCGCTCGCAGGTGCGCGGCGTCATGCACGCCTGCGGTCACGACTTGCACACGGCGATCGGCCTGGGAACGGCCATGGTGCTTGCCTCACTGCGCGAGTCGCTGCCCGGTCGGGTCAAGTTTTTGTTTCAACCGGCTGAGGAGACGGCGCAGGGGGCGCGCTGGATGGTCGACGACGGGGCGCTCGAAGATCCGCGGGTCTCGGCGCTGTTTGCGTTGCACTGTTTTCCGAGCTTGCCGGTCGGGGTGATCGGCGTGCGGCCGGGGGTATTCACCGCCGCCGCCGATTCGCTTGTGATCGAAGTGTTCGGTCGTTCCGGCCACGGGGCCCGTCCCCACGAGGCGGTCGACGCCATCTGGGTCGCCGCCAACGTGGTCACCGCCCTGCAGCAGGGGATCAGCCGCATGCACAATCCCCTCAGGCCGGTGGTGCTCTCGATCGGCCAGATGCAGGGCGGACGCGCCCCCAACATTATTTGCGACCACGTCGTGCTCAAAGGCACGGTGCGCTCGCTCGATCCCCAGACGCGCACGGCCCTTCCCACCTGGATCGAGCAAATCGTTGCCCAGACCTGTGCCGCCTTCGGCGCCGACTACCGGCTGCACTACGGCAACGGCACACCCTCGGTGCTCAACGATCCCCACCTGACCCATCTGGTGGAAGATTGCGTGCGCACACTGCTCGGGGCGCAGTACCTCCAGGCACTGCCGGAGCCCTCGATGGGGGCGGAGGATTTCGCCGTGTTCTGCGAGCAGGTGCCCGGCACGATGTTCCGGCTCGGCGTGGGCGGGCCGACCAGTTACCCGCTGCACCATCCAAGCTTCGACGGCGGCGACGGTGCCATCGCCCCAGGGGTGATGACTCTGGCTGCCGCCGCCGTCAGCTACTGGAGGCTCTAA
- a CDS encoding lipid-A-disaccharide synthase-related protein — MHRILFISDGHGEDWVAAQIASQLTRLSAQRDLGALELRALPMVGDGHSYERIGVPLALTTRVLPSGGFTFKTLRGLWLDLRSGLAGYGAHLVRSVRGLADWADLVVAVGDILPLSLAWLTGKPYLFVGCTKSDYYTEGAYSCYFPWERALLHPPRCLHAFTRDRITCRNLRLHRVPASYWGNPMMDGLEWDDTHQPPRPEGTFIGLLPGSRPGEAQRNLLDMLRCLEAVRHHLGGPVHFEAAISAGLGLESFRRQAAPLGWQDRGEGRFERNTTAVVLRTDNFSAVLHRAHLLIAMAGTATEQAVGLGKPVITLPGRGPQFTRRFAYLQRQLLGDSVRIVDVAPARRPEAVAGTAADLIKDRERLRQFARNGYERMGGAGAAGQIAAFALDQLPRRVRGGTPQSRG, encoded by the coding sequence ATGCATAGGATTCTTTTTATCTCCGACGGCCATGGTGAAGATTGGGTCGCGGCGCAGATAGCTTCTCAGCTGACCCGCTTGTCCGCCCAGCGCGATTTAGGAGCGCTCGAACTGAGGGCGCTGCCGATGGTGGGCGACGGCCACAGCTACGAGCGCATCGGCGTGCCGCTCGCACTGACCACACGGGTGTTGCCCTCGGGGGGCTTTACCTTTAAGACGCTACGCGGGCTGTGGCTCGATTTGCGCTCGGGCCTGGCCGGTTACGGCGCTCACCTGGTGCGCTCGGTGCGCGGCCTGGCCGATTGGGCGGACTTGGTGGTTGCGGTGGGGGACATCCTGCCGCTGTCGCTCGCCTGGTTGACGGGCAAGCCCTACCTCTTCGTGGGCTGCACCAAATCCGACTACTACACCGAAGGCGCCTACAGCTGCTACTTCCCCTGGGAGCGGGCGCTGTTGCATCCGCCGCGCTGCCTGCATGCCTTCACCCGTGACCGGATCACCTGCCGCAATTTGCGGCTGCACCGGGTACCGGCCAGCTACTGGGGCAATCCGATGATGGACGGGTTGGAGTGGGACGATACCCACCAGCCGCCGCGGCCGGAGGGCACTTTTATCGGCCTGCTGCCAGGTTCGCGGCCGGGGGAGGCCCAGCGCAACTTGCTCGATATGTTGCGCTGCCTGGAGGCCGTTCGCCACCACCTCGGGGGACCGGTGCACTTCGAGGCGGCGATCTCAGCGGGGTTGGGCCTGGAGAGCTTCCGGCGTCAGGCCGCTCCTTTGGGCTGGCAGGATCGCGGCGAGGGCCGCTTCGAGCGCAACACCACGGCGGTGGTGCTGCGCACGGACAACTTCAGCGCGGTTCTGCATCGGGCCCATTTGCTCATCGCCATGGCCGGCACCGCCACCGAGCAGGCGGTAGGCCTGGGTAAACCGGTGATCACGCTGCCGGGGCGCGGCCCGCAGTTCACCCGCCGCTTCGCCTATCTACAGAGACAGCTGCTTGGCGATTCGGTGCGCATCGTCGATGTCGCCCCCGCCCGTCGGCCCGAGGCGGTCGCCGGCACCGCCGCCGATTTGATCAAAGATCGCGAGCGGCTCCGGCAATTTGCGCGCAACGGCTACGAGCGCATGGGTGGTGCCGGGGCCGCCGGTCAAATCGCCGCATTTGCCCTTGACCAGTTACCCCGGCGGGTCCGCGGCGGTACTCCCCAGTCGCGTGGCTGA
- a CDS encoding MFS transporter translates to MAEAPTLEGGTGLAALWRFFRRPEIWRLCLGRWTSDWGDAVHILAFNWLLVQQTGSAAAVGLCQALWIAGQLAFSWPGGWLVDRLGPRALLLTSYGLHGALIATFAALAFWGWTNLWLLGGISIVLGVLGAPTDPAHRSLTKQIAPENADLVRLNGLLSSGGAAAQCLGPLLAGWMLMAVPGAWAFALNALSFAAAAVALAGVRPKAPRAAAAPPLPAAGRAPLLAVLRPLLGPLIAASGFIFGPAALLVVFLPYYVQQVQHWPIAALGTLEAARWLGLGIGTVLGSLLLGRLAVRLSLALAVSLASLLVPLAGFALSASAGWMVQAGWLAALGAAAGVAYVLLNLLFLQEVRAEWMGRVNGGLAVYVGLGLLVFGALWWLTIERIGYPVALRGAIALFAACLIPAALAALRPRLMKCFSLDNRSQEP, encoded by the coding sequence GTGGCTGAAGCCCCTACCCTCGAAGGCGGCACGGGTTTGGCCGCTCTGTGGCGATTTTTCCGCCGGCCGGAAATCTGGCGGCTGTGCCTCGGACGCTGGACCTCCGACTGGGGCGACGCGGTGCACATCCTGGCATTTAACTGGCTGTTGGTGCAGCAGACCGGCTCGGCGGCGGCGGTGGGATTGTGCCAGGCCCTCTGGATTGCAGGCCAACTGGCCTTCTCCTGGCCGGGGGGATGGCTTGTCGACCGCCTGGGTCCGCGCGCGCTGCTGCTGACGAGCTACGGCCTGCACGGCGCCCTCATCGCCACCTTCGCCGCCTTGGCCTTCTGGGGATGGACCAACCTCTGGCTGTTGGGCGGGATTTCGATCGTGCTCGGGGTACTCGGCGCCCCGACCGATCCGGCCCACCGCTCCCTCACCAAGCAGATAGCCCCCGAAAACGCCGATCTAGTTCGTCTCAACGGGCTCCTATCTAGCGGCGGGGCTGCTGCCCAGTGTCTGGGACCGCTGTTGGCCGGCTGGATGCTGATGGCGGTGCCGGGCGCCTGGGCCTTCGCCCTCAACGCTTTGAGCTTCGCCGCCGCCGCGGTGGCCCTGGCGGGTGTCCGGCCAAAAGCGCCGCGCGCCGCGGCGGCCCCGCCCCTCCCGGCCGCCGGTCGCGCGCCGCTGCTTGCCGTCCTGCGGCCCCTGCTAGGACCGCTCATCGCCGCCAGCGGCTTTATCTTCGGCCCGGCGGCGCTGCTGGTGGTCTTTTTGCCCTACTACGTCCAGCAAGTCCAGCACTGGCCCATCGCGGCTTTGGGCACGCTGGAGGCGGCCCGCTGGCTGGGGTTGGGGATCGGTACCGTGCTCGGCTCGTTGCTGCTTGGGCGTCTGGCCGTCCGATTGTCCCTGGCCCTGGCCGTGTCCCTCGCCTCGCTGCTTGTGCCCCTGGCGGGTTTTGCCCTCAGCGCCTCCGCAGGCTGGATGGTTCAGGCAGGCTGGCTTGCCGCCCTGGGCGCCGCGGCCGGGGTGGCCTACGTCCTGCTCAATCTACTGTTCTTGCAGGAGGTGCGCGCCGAATGGATGGGCCGGGTCAACGGCGGGCTGGCAGTCTACGTCGGTCTGGGCCTGCTCGTCTTTGGGGCGTTGTGGTGGCTGACTATCGAACGGATTGGCTATCCTGTGGCCCTGCGGGGGGCCATCGCGCTTTTTGCCGCCTGCTTGATCCCCGCCGCCCTGGCGGCTTTGCGCCCCCGTTTGATGAAGTGTTTCTCACTAGACAACCGTTCGCAGGAGCCCTAG